Part of the Ochotona princeps isolate mOchPri1 chromosome 32, mOchPri1.hap1, whole genome shotgun sequence genome, ccccaccctccatctCACCCTGCTGTGCCCCCAGAAAGGCCCTCATCAGATGCAGGGCAGAGGCTCGCTGGTGCTCCCCTAAACCATCACTCCTCCCCAATGCCCCAGTCTGTGGTCTTCACTTACAGCGGGTgaaggggctggagttgtggtgcaacaggttaagccatcagCATCCTGGCTCAGTGTGCCgcttccagtcccggctgctccacttcgcagccagctcccagccagtgcacctgggaaagcagccgatggtggcccaagtgcctggaccctgctacctcacataggagacctaccccagccttggctgcttggCTGTTCTGAacaattctctctctgcctttcaaataaataaatatatgaattaaGACAAACACTTTCCCAGTGCACTGTCAGTTTCAAAGGCACAGGTGCATGGGGGCCCAGGACAGGCCCTGGGAGGGGGACCTAGCAGTTGAATGAGAGGATGTCCATGGGAGTGCACCCCGGAGGTCCTGTCCTGGGAGCAACCATCCACTCAGAGACACTCCAGACACATTTTAATGCTACAGAGATCTCGGAAAACCTACAAGGGAAGTTCCTGCAGGGGGTAACCCCTCTGCCCCAAATGAGGCAGGGTGGAGAGTGGAGCCAGGCGGCAGAAGGGGTGTGCCCTTCTCCGCCCCTTCCCTAGCAGCCTCCTCCGGCACCTCCACCTCCATCCGCTAGCTCTGGGCCTGGCCACCGCTTAACCCCCCAAACTTTCGGATCACTTGGGGCCTTTCTTCAGAACCACGTTGTCATACTCGGCTCCCTGGGGCCAGCCAGAGGCAGACAAGTCCCGCTGGCCCTTGGCCCGCCTCTTCCACGCCTCAGGGCCCCGCGGAGCCTCGTCGGGGCGATCGCGGAGGGACAAGGTGGCCACACCCTCGGGCTCATCGTAGATGTGTTCCGGTGCTGGCGACGACACCTGCTCCTCGATGATGCTGTCGTACAGAGGGTCCAGCAGGAGCTGGGGGGGTACCGCCAGCGCGCCCCGGAGGAGGTTGTGGCCCAGCGAGCGTGGCATGGCGTCGAAGGGCACGGCGTACTCCCCTTCGGTGCCCCGAGGCTGCGCAGCAGCTACGGGCGTGCTGGAGGAGGGGCGCGGCAGCGGCAGAGAGTCGTGCGGCTGCGAGTAGGGGCTCTCGGGGCGGGGCCGGACTTCGAGCAGCTGGCCCGGGGGCTCGGCCTGCTTCTGCACGTGgacagcctcttccaggactgCAAAGATCTCATTGCCCTGCCGGGTTTCGAACTCGAAGTTGCCCTCCCCAGAGACACAGCGCCGGCCTGCCTCAAAGGAAAAGGTcacctggggaggaggaggaggaggtcgtTGTACTCGGGGCAAGGATAGGGGTGCTGGGCTGACAAGCCTACTTCCTCCAGCTGCAGTCTCCGGCCGGGAACCCTGCAGCCTCCAGCCCAGCGCAAGCAGGAGCGCGCTTCCAGCGCCGGACACCTGCGGCTTCTAGTTCAAGGCCAGACACCTGTGGCCCCCAGCGAGGAGTGTGCAGAGCCTCTTGGCCCGCCGATGCTCCTCACCCCCGCTGGCCCCACCTGCCCTAGCTGCCCCCAACCCCCCGGACTCACCTTGTCCCTCCCAAACCGCCGCAGAAACCTGTAGGGCCAGTCGTACAGCAGCGTGCCTGGCTCGGTGTCACTCCATAGCTCCAGGGTGCTCTCCCGCGCTCGGAGGATATAGGAGCCCCGGAGCCGGCATCTCTCGCTGGCTTCCGTGGGCCTCATGGTCACCGCAAACTCCTTGCAGGGAGCCACTGGACAgtcaagaggacagaacaagtggAAAAGAGAAGGCCTGCAAGCTTCTCAACGTGGCTGCCTGGGACCTCCAGGAAAATCACCCCGTTTCCAGGCGCCCCCTGCCTGGATGGGAAATGCTCAGCTGGCCACAGCCAAGGCAGGTACCCTGTAGCTCCACCTCCTGCAGGTATAGCCTTCAGCCACATCCACCGGAGCTGCCCACACCGTTCCGGGTGCTGTCCccagagccacacacacagcctggtcTTCACACCATCTCTTCCACTAaaccagcctgacccagcctcagctgctgatgctAACAGGTGCCCTGAGTAGGTGGGGCTTCGATGGAAAGTGGACAATGTCTGTGTTCACACACACCCAGTCCAGCCTGAGGACAGAGAGAAGCTGAAAGTGGCACCTCCCGCCTCACCCAGCCAAAAGCTCCTGGCCGCCAGGCACCTGTGCAGCCAAAGTCAGagagaggtttttgttttttggtttttttggtttttttttttttttaaatagggctggtgtggtggtatagcaagcCAAACCTCCTACTttgggcaccagcatcccatagggatgcaagttcatgtcccagctgctccacttccaatccagttccctgctaatggcctgggaaggcagtgaaggatggctcaagtgcttgagcccttgcatctgcgtgggagatctagaagaagctccaagctcctggcttcagacccatGCAAttgtggccactgcggccatctagggagtgaactagcagatggaagatctctcttcctgtctctccttctctctctgtaattctacctttccaataaatctgcAATGTTTTTTGCAGACAATTGCTCAGGTAAAGAGGTCTCAGGGCACCCTCACTTGGACCCGTCAGCCTTGTCCTCTGCCAGCTACCAGCAGAGGGGCCTGGGCAGGACAGGGGTGAACCTGCactgagatggtctccccaacctTGGGCAGCACAGGAAGTGATGGGGAAAGGCTGATAAGACGACTGGCCCAGGTTGGGGACAACCACAAGGCAGGAAGACTCAGGGCCCCTCACCTCCTCCGAGCCACACCCGGagttgggggtggaggaggggtgggagagctggaacAGCCCCGGCCCCTCACCTGCAGCCTGGCTGTACAGTTcattgtcttccatgtggggCTGGCCACTCTTCCACTCCAGCCCTGACAGCTCCTTCCTCTGTTCCTTCGGGGTGGGAAGAGGTAggggacagagaaggggagaggccaCATCTCATCAACCTGGGTAACCCCAAAAGCCCACCTCTGACCCCagcctgccagccctggctgtattCTGGACCGAtctccacccccgcccccccacacacaccactaAGGAAGCACTCCATCACCCTGACCTTGGCGTCCAAACACCTACCCACAGGAAGTGTCCACTGCCCATCCCCCACCCCTTGTCCCTTCTGCTCCCTGGGGGTCCCACTACTCACAGGAAAGGCCAACAGGCTGATGGCCTGCACCCAGGCGCTGCGCTCGCCTGTGGGGGCTGCCAGGAGGTATACACGCTCCTTGGTCTCCAGGAGGAAGGCGCTGGCGTCCTTGGGGCTGCTTGCCTCGGCGCCGGCCTCAGCCACCCGCAGGCAGTCGCTCAGGCGGATCACTCTCCGGGCAGCCTCTCCCCGCCACGGCGGCGGCTTCTCCAGGCTCTCCTGGAGCTCCAGGCGGGCCTGGGCGCAGCCCGACTCCGCGTACAGCACTGCCCCGAACCGGCGCCATTTCTGAGCTCAGATGCGTGGGAGATGGGGCGCGGGCCGAGGGCCGGGAGGGGGAGCCACCCCGGAGATAGAGAGATTGTGAGCGTAGGGCAAAGACagtagggcttttttttttctgggtggtgggagggtgggagagtgggagatggggaagggatggttgcggggaggggaggggtggttaACAGGGCCGGCTGAAGTGAGAGAATGGGGAatgggagttggaccagaagcagCCAAGACTAAGAGCTGAAACAGAGAGGCTGCGTAAGGCAGCAGGAGGCACAGCCCTGAACCACAGCGGTGTGCAGCCTGCCAGCAGACGGGAGGCCCACCGGCGGGTGTTGGAAGGGTTGGGAAAGGAGTGCCAGCCTCACCCCCTACCCCTCCACCAGAGGCACGATTCTTATGCTAAACCAGTCCTAAGAGAAGGACTATCTCGAAAAACTTCTCTCCAGCCCCCTGAATTTTTCTGCTTGACAGGTaggaccaagagagagagagagagagagagagagagcgagagcgagcgagAGCAGGGGACAGGGAATGACCTGGGTGCCGATGGCTGGGCATGGAGACTGCACACTTCCTCATTCAATGAGGTCAAGGAGGGAGGAGGCTGGACACCCCTGGAGCTACAACTCCCTGAGCAGCCCCACCATGCCACCTCGCCACTCCGCCCGACTTCATGCCAACCAGATGCCACCCTCACCAGGGTGGGGAAGGAGCAAGGACCCTCTGGTCCTACACTGGTCCTACACTGTCCCCCACCCCATTCCTTCCATCCCTGTCCAGGCTGGAGCACAAGAGAGCAAGAGCTAAGTCAGCACCCCAACCctccctcccccgtcccgccTGGGCCCTCAGCCCAGGGCGCATGCTGGGGGGGCTTGGCAATGGGAAGAAGAGTTCTGAGGTGGAACTCCAGCTCTTCTAGCCCCCTCCAGCAAGGGACCTGGAGCCTGAAGCTCCCTCCCTGCCAGCCCCCGGTGCCTGGGCCCCTTGCTCCCACCTTTGCGaacgcctgctgctgctgcaggtacaGAGAGCCCTGCTTCACGGCCACCGCCTCCATGCTCTGACCATCTCGGGGCTCTCGGCCGGCGTCAGCTCCCTCCTGCCACTccgccctccccctcctcctctctcagcTTGTGTGTTCCCCCTTCTCTCAAGTTCATTTCCTCTCTGCCTAGGGTTTTCTGCACTATTCTGGTCCGCTGGCTGGCTGACGACAGGCCGATAGGCCCTGTGGTTTCTTGCTTTCTGTGTgcgtgttcttttttttttttttttttcttttttgatgagTTGCACACTCAAGCTTCTTGAATCTCCaatgagaagaagaaataaacatcCAAAAAGGCTACCTTCCAGCTCCTCCGAGAGCAGCCACGCAGGGACAGAGTGCAGCATGGGGAGTCATCAGTACAATCAGGGACAAAGACGACCCAGAACCTCAGCACCCAGGCGCGACCCAAGGAAGCAGGCCCCCAAGCCGCTAGACGCCTCCTGAGCTGGAAGCTGAAAGAACCCTTAGAGAGCAAATCGTAACCTACACGAGGGCTTGAAGAGATCTGAGGCACTTGTTCAAGGTCATCCAGCTGGCAGCCAGGTCTCTGAACTTGGTAACGGCTGGACAACACTCAGCACATAGATACGAATCAGCCTGTGTGGACACACCAAccagacaatctctctctctctctctctctctctctctctctctcacacacacacacacacacacacacacgcacatgcacacgccACCTTTCCACTCCATAGGAACATGCCCACCTGCCAACACACAGTCAACATTCCCTCCGGAGAATGGAGCAGCTCCTCCACTACATCGTACCTGTTGGGTGCCACCGTCCTCCCAGCCTTTGTGAGCAGTGGAAAGCCACCGGTTCCATCAGGAAGTGATTTTCCTAAGGAtctatttgagaggtagaattacagaaagagagagacagagaaaccaaGGGGGAGAGAGGCAGGTTTTCCCTTCAGCgcatcactcctcaagtggcttccTCGACcacgactgggccaggctgaagccaggagcctggaactccatcagggtctccacgGGTACAGAggaccaagcccttgggccatcttcctctgcttttccaggcacactagcaggagcagccaggatttggacTGGTATCCATACAGGATGCACGCATCACAGGCAGCCGCTTAATGCCCAGTACACAACAGCAGTACTGGGAAGTGACGTACAATAACAACAGCCtaaatatatacatttgaaatcatgtttattttatttaggaggcaaagagacagagaggtggagagtaAACTCTCTCATCTGCtaatacaacagccagggctgagccatgtggaagccaggaggTTGAGAACTCACCCCAGGTCTCCCCTATGtaggaggcagggtcccaagcaacagcttgaaccatcatcactgcctcccaaggcGGAATCACAGACAGTGCTGGGGCTTGAACTCAGGGAGTCTGAGGTGCGCTacggtgtcccaagcagtgttaACTGCTGAACCAAACTCTTGccccatatatatttttaaatcctttatagattgtttttatttgattgttgatgttgtttacatagttggcaaGAATGAaggcccatgaggaccactgaataGGGTTGGAAGTGTCAAGGTAcgggggggagaaggggaaggtgggtgggacaaatgtggTCAATTTTCCTGTTCTCTATTTTCTTgtttggggctggggcagagggatGGAAGAGACAAGGGAGAAGAAGGGAATTATTCCCAGCTGCCAAATGGGGATGTTCACTTGATacgaagaatgttctgagggtattgcttgaCTCGTTTTGGTCATTCTGAGACGCTCTTGGTTTCGCTGCTCCAAGGTTgataaaatccttccaaggtccatcggCTGACAGAGTTCACCCTAGCGCATCCACTTttccagacacttgctgtcaaagcttggccaggagagtggttcaATCTGTTCTGCTCTCCACCTTCTGACTGGCATTCAATGTCCTCTTCAGGCCCAAATGAGCCGCCCATCATGTCCTCCTTACAGATCtggacatgccatccactgcatgGGCATCAGCAATCAAACAGGCCCATTCCCAATACATACATTCCAAGGTTGAACTATAAATCCTACGATTCTCCCTGTAGCtggaattttgagtccagtgttccagttggggagtcccctaagaaacctcacctgaggtgaccACCAGACCTGACCCCTGCATGTGGCAGCCAATACAGTATCTGTGACCCGcattagcctacacacacactaatGATTATAGTTGGTCAGTTCTATCCCCAGCCCCACACCCCAACAGGTGatatggcccagcccagcttagCCTACCATAGACTTAGCCCTTACACACCAGCAGGAAATGCAGCCTAATTAGGGTAACCCCAATAacttccaccaggcccaccccagcccctgcacatgccaatatgtacagcagactactCTGTACTATTGACTCTCACAtacaccaatgggtgttgcagcttcgTTCAGCCCATCATACAAAACAAACCAGTTCACACATGTGTTGACAGGTGCTACCACCTTGTCCAACatggccagctcccagccctggctctcatgcacaccagcaggaactgcagcccagcagaggagtggcCACAGTTTCCCTA contains:
- the DOK2 gene encoding docking protein 2, producing the protein MEAVAVKQGSLYLQQQQAFAKKWRRFGAVLYAESGCAQARLELQESLEKPPPWRGEAARRVIRLSDCLRVAEAGAEASSPKDASAFLLETKERVYLLAAPTGERSAWVQAISLLAFPEQRKELSGLEWKSGQPHMEDNELYSQAAVAPCKEFAVTMRPTEASERCRLRGSYILRARESTLELWSDTEPGTLLYDWPYRFLRRFGRDKVTFSFEAGRRCVSGEGNFEFETRQGNEIFAVLEEAVHVQKQAEPPGQLLEVRPRPESPYSQPHDSLPLPRPSSSTPVAAAQPRGTEGEYAVPFDAMPRSLGHNLLRGALAVPPQLLLDPLYDSIIEEQVSSPAPEHIYDEPEGVATLSLRDRPDEAPRGPEAWKRRAKGQRDLSASGWPQGAEYDNVVLKKGPK